From Medicago truncatula cultivar Jemalong A17 chromosome 7, MtrunA17r5.0-ANR, whole genome shotgun sequence, a single genomic window includes:
- the LOC11435245 gene encoding protein MODIFIER OF SNC1 11, protein MATPSATAATTTNGNPAEENPLETLDPTSPKPHSESDPIPADKDADDDKSKETTPTEPETDAPLSDVQKKMRRAERFGITVKLSEKEKRNSRAERFGTASVLQGPEGKKDEDLKRKARAERFGMPTPTSAADDDAKKKARLARFAAPGSKTDPAEEDKKKARALRFSNASSKPLSQVNSEANIEPAAIAGNAGGGT, encoded by the exons ATGGCAACCCCTTCCGCCACTGCCGCAACCACCACCAACGGCAACCCAGCAGAAGAAAACCCTCTCGAAACCCTAGACCCTACCTCACCCAAACCCCACTCAGAGTCAGATCCAATCCCCGCCGACAAAGACGCTGATGACGACAAATCCAAAGAGACAACTCCGACTGAACCTGAAACCGACGCTCCACTTTCCGATGTTCAGAAGAAAATGCGCCGCGCCGAACGATTTGGTATTACCGTTAAGTTATCCGAGAAAGAAAAGCGTAATTCACGAGCCGAAAG gtTTGGCACTGCGTCTGTATTACAAGGACCTGAGGGAAAAAAAGATGAGGATCTGAAGAGGAAGGCTAGGGCAGAGAG GTTTGGAATGCCTACTCCTACTTCAGCTGCCGATGATGATGCAAAGAAGAAAGCTCGTCTTGCTAGGTTTGCTGCACCGGGTTCTAAGACCGATCCTGCGGAAGAAGATAAAAAGAAAGCAAGAGCACTTAG GTTTTCAAATGCATCATCAAAACCTTTGTCTCAAGTCAATTCTGAGGCTAACATTGAGCCT GCGGCTATTGCTGGCAATGCTGGAGGAGGGACCTGA
- the LOC11433415 gene encoding 60S ribosomal protein L44 — protein MVNVPKTKKTYCKSKECKKHTLHKVTQYKKGKDSIAAQGKRRYDRKQSGYGGQTKPVFHKKAKTTKKIVLRLQCQGCKHVSQHAIKRCKHFEIGGDKKGKGTSLF, from the coding sequence ATGGTGAACGTTCCAAAGACAAAGAAAACCTACTGCAAAAGCAAGGAGTGCAAGAAGCACACCTTACACAAAGTCACCCAATACAAAAAGGGTAAGGATTCCATCGCTGCTCAGGGAAAACGTCGTTATGACCGTAAACAATCTGGTTATGGTGGACAGACCAAACCTGTCTTTCACAAAAAGGCAAAAACTACTAAGAAAATTGTGTTGAGGCTTCAGTGTCAAGGTTGCAAACATGTTTCACAACACGCAATTAAGAGGTGTAAGCACTTTGAGATTGGTGGTGACAAGAAGGGAAAAGGAACATCTCTGTTTTAG
- the LOC11434743 gene encoding probable protein phosphatase 2C 38 produces MTISCWKPTVEGGDGDVKGKVDGLLWYKDLGNHLYGEFSMAVIQANSSLEDRSQLESGPMSSDYLGPQGTFIGVYDGHGGTAASQFVNDNLFSNFKSFTAEDQGISEKVIKRAFSATDDDFLSLVKKQWQNKPQIASAGTCCLAGIICNGMLYIANAGDSRAVLGRVRRGTRETLAVQLSTEHNVNIETERDDVRSKHPYDSQIVVMKHSVWRVKGIIQVSRSIGDAYLKKAEFNREPLPQKFRLPETFFKPILSSEPSISVHKIQPEDQFLIFASDGLWEHLSNQVAVNIVSNNPRNGIARRLVKAALKEAAKKREIRLSDLQKIEQGVRRHFHDDITVIVVYLNSKLIDNSSLWSSPLSIRDGRHVNS; encoded by the exons ATGACTATATCCTGCTGGAAACCAACCGTGGAGGGTGGTGATGGAGATGTAAAAGGGAAAGTTGATGGATTGCTGTGGTATAAGGATTTGGGAAACCATCTTTATGGTGAATTTTCAATGGCTGTAATTCAAGCAAATAGTTCGTTGGAGGATCGTAGCCAACTTGAATCAGGACCTATGAGTTCTGATTATTTGGGTCCTCAAGGAACCTTTATAGGTGTTTATGATGGTCATGGTGGAACTGCAGCTTCTCAGTTTGTTAATGACAATCTATTCTCCAATTTCAAGA GTTTTACAGCTGAAGATCAAGGGATTTCAGAAAAGGTTATCAAAAGGGCATTTTCTGCAACAGATGATGATTTTCTGTCTCTAGTGAAGAAGCAATGGCAAAACAAACCACAGATAGCATCTGCTGGTACATGTTGTTTGGCGGGGATAATTTGCAACGGTATGCTGTATATTGCAAATGCAGGAGACTCAAGGGCTGTGTTAGGAAGAGTGAGGAGGGGAACAAGGGAAACATTAGCCGTTCAGTTATCTACAGAACACAATGTTAATATAGAAACTGAGAGAGATGATGTTCGGTCAAAGCACCCCTATGATTCACAGATTGTGGTTATGAAACACTCAGTTTGGCGTGTGAAAGGCATCATACAG GTTTCAAGATCCATAGGTGATGCATATCTGAAGAAAGCAGAATTTAACAGAGAGCCTCTGCCACAGAAGTTTAGACTGCCTGAAACCTTTTTCAAGCCAATTCTCAGTAGTGAGCCATCAATATCAGTTCATAAAATCCAACCTGAAGATCAATTTCTCATCTTTGCTTCTGATGGTTTATGGGAGCATCTTAGCAACCAAGTAGCTGTGAATATCGTTAGCAACAATCCACGCAAT GGAATAGCTAGGAGGCTTGTGAAAGCAGCACTTAAAGAAGCAGCTAAGAAGCGAGAAATAAGATTATCAGACCTCCAAAAGATCGAACAAGGAGTGAGGAGACACTTCCATGATGATATTACAGTAATTGTAGTATATCTAAATTCAAAACTGATTGATAATAGCTCTCTATGGAGTTCTCCTCTTTCAATCAGAGATGGCAGGCATGTCAATTCCTAG
- the LOC112416755 gene encoding zinc finger BED domain-containing protein DAYSLEEPER produces MATLEEAEVAMSPDVKNKLNCTYSQPSNDNRPIDLEATLDTPMENSEAAPGDQLGDSKATLDRKSTPEAPPSNDVVDSEASPNNGVVSSEMQTSNDVVESEKQHNNERVLASETQPTEAEHNNEEVVSEPHCNDEVAMSEVQPSSEVVMSDSHQSNEVVFSDTQPSTETVMHEAGISNDAVVSDTQPNNDVIMYEAQISNDVVASEARPENELANLTVDPNNRLSHQEILLDNHQFDNLHTTSEYLLPPPEPLPDSGSPTNSEPVADSHDADDKPIPHNHLQEYDTHLNNHLDHHEALANHQLANSETLSPDQLANSQMMTHYDLGNSETLHDNRLVSSQAHYEMVNANNFPSYEIVNAETSPNNEEHTPETQPSKKRKKKSIVWEHFTIETVSPDCRRACCKECKQTFAYSTGSKVAGTSHLKRHIAKGACPALLRSLDPNQHASYTPRSRGSGAGNANNTPKRRYRTAGTPYIIIDQDRCRHEIARMIIMHDYPLHMVEHPGFVAFVQNLQPQFNMVTFNTIQGDCVATYLTEKQCLTKYFDELPGRVGLTLDMWTSSQSVGYVFITGHFVDSDWKLQRRLLNVVMEPCPDSDSALSHAVSVCISDWNLEGRLFTITCNQPLSKVALENLRPLLSVKNPLIFDGQLLIGHCIARTLSNVAYDLLSSTQGIVNKIRESVKYVKTSESHEDKFLNLKQHLQVPSEKSLFIDDQTKWNTTYQMLVAASELKEVFSCLDTSDPDYKGTPSVRDWKLVEILCTYLKPLYDAANILTTTTYPTAITFFHEVWKLHLDLARAVTNEDPFISDLTKPMHEKIDKYWRDCSLALVIAVVMDPRFKMKLVEFSFTKIYGEDAHGYVKIVDDGINELFHEYATLPLPLTPAYAEEGNAGSNIKMEGSSGRTLLSDNGLTDFDAYIMETSTHQTKSELDQYLEESLLPRVPDFDVLGWWKLNKLKYPTLSKMARDILSIPVSTVPSDSIFDKKSKEMDQYRSSLRPETVEALVCAKDWMQYGAPESLTALVKMEF; encoded by the coding sequence ATGGCTACCCTTGAAGAAGCTGAAGTAGCTATGTCCCCTGATGTAAAAAACAAGCTAAACTGTACTTACTCTCAACCTAGCAACGACAATCGGCCAATTGATTTGGAGGCAACACTTGACACGCCGATGGAAAACTCTGAAGCTGCACCCGGCGATCAGCTTGGTGATTCAAAAGCTACTCTTGACAGGAAGTCTACCCCTGAGGCACCACCCAGCAACGACGTGGTCGATTCTGAGGCATCACCAAACAATGGTGTGGTTAGTTCTGAAATGCAGACAAGTAATGATGTGGTTGAATCGGAAAAACAGCACAACAATGAGAGGGTGCTTGCATCTGAAACACAGCCCACTGAAGCAGAGCACAACAATGAGGAGGTTGTATCTGAACCACATTGCAATGATGAAGTGGCCATGTCTGAAGTACAGCCCAGCAGTGAGGTGGTAATGTCTGACTCACATCAGAGCAATGAGGTGGTCTTTTCTGACACACAACCCAGCACTGAGACTGTCATGCATGAAGCAGGGATCAGCAATGATGCAGTTGTGTCTGACACACAGCCCAACAATGATGTAATCATGTACGAGGCACAAATCAGCAATGATGTGGTTGCATCTGAAGCTCGGCCTGAGAATGAATTAGCTAATTTAACAGTGGATCCCAATAATCGACTCTCCCATCAAGAAATACTTCTTGATAATCACCAGTTTGATAATCTCCATACGACTTCTGAATATCTACTGCCTCCACCTGAACCACTTCCTgattctggatcacccactaaCTCTGAACCTGTGGCAGACAGTCATGACGCGGATGATAAACCAATACCCCACAATCACTTGCAAGAGTATGATACACATCTCAACAATCATCTGGACCATCATGAGGCACTTGCCAACCATCAGTTGGCAAACTCTGAAACACTCTCGCCTGATCAGCTAGCCAATTCCCAAATGATGACTCACTATGACCTGGGGAATAGTGAAACACTTCACGACAATCGGCTGGTAAGTTCTCAAGCACACTATGAGATGGTCAATGCTAACAATTTCCCCAGCTATGAAATAGTTAATGCTGAAACTTCGCCAAACAATGAAGAACATACCCCAGAAACACAGCCAAGtaagaagaggaaaaaaaagtCTATTGTCTGGGAACACTTTACCATAGAAACAGTTAGCCCTGATTGTAGAAGGGCATGTTGCAAGGAATGCAAACAAACTTTTGCCTACAGTACTGGCTCAAAAGTTGCTGGTACCAGCCACCTTAAACGGCACATTGCAAAGGGAGCATGTCCAGCTCTTCTGCGTAGTTTAGATCCTAATCAGCATGCTTCATATACCCCACGTTCAAGGGGAAGTGGTGCTGGCAATGCTAACAATACACCAAAACGACGTTATAGAACTGCTGGCACACCTTACATAATTATTGATCAAGATCGTTGTCGTCATGAGATTGCTAGGATGATCATTATGCATGATTACCCCCTTCACATGGTTGAGCATCCAGGATTTGTTGCATTTGTCCAAAATCTGCAACCTCAGTTCAACATGGTGACCTTTAATACTATTCAAGGAGATTGTGTCGCAACTTACCTGACGGAAAAGCAATGCCTTACGAAATATTTTGACGAATTACCGGGACGTGTTGGTCTGACATTGGATATGtggacctcaagtcaatctgtAGGTTATGTATTTATCACGGGACATTTTGTTGATAGTGATTGGAAGTTGCAGAGGAGACTTCTCAATGTTGTGATGGAACCATGCCCTGATTCTGACTCTGCTCTCAGCCATGCTGTATCTGTCTGCATTTCTGATTGGAATTTGGAAGGTAGGCTGTTCACAATTACTTGTAATCAGCCACTTTCTAAAGTTGCCCTTGAGAATCTCAGACCTCTACTCTCTGTGAAGAATCCACTTATCTTCGATGGTCAGTTGCTAATTGGACATTGCATTGCCCGTACTTTAAGCAATGTTGCATATGATTTGTTGAGCTCAACACAAGGCATTGTCAATAAAATACGGGAAAGTGTAAAATATGTGAAGACTTCAGAATCACATGAGGATAAATTCCTGAACCTTAAGCAGCACCTTCAGGTTCCCAGTGAAAAGAGCCTTTTTATTGATGACCAAACCAAATGGAATACAACATATCAAATGTTGGTTGCAGCTTCTGAACTGAAGGAAGTGTTTTCCTGTTTAGACACTTCTGATCCTGATTACAAAGGAACCCCATCTGTTCGTGACTGGAAACTTGTTGAGATCCTCTGCACATACTTGAAGCCCCTTTATGATGCAGCAAACATTCTTACGACAACAACTTATCCCACTGCTATTACATTCTTTCATGAAGTTTGGAAATTACATTTAGATCTTGCTCGAGCTGTTACGAATGAGGATCCCTTCATTAGCGACCTTACTAAACCTATGCATGAAAAGATTGATAAGTACTGGAGAGATTGTAGTCTGGCTTTGGTGATTGCTGTTGTTATGGATCCTCGTTTCAAGATGAAGCTGGTTGAGTTCAGTTTCACCAAAATATACGGTGAGGATGCTCATGGGTATGTCAAGATTGTTGATGATGGAATTAATGAGCTGTTTCATGAGTATGCAACCCTTCCTCTGCCACTAACACCGGCATATGCAGAAGAAGGAAATGCTGGAAGCAATATAAAGATGGAAGGATCCTCTGGAAGAACTTTGTTGTCAGATAATGGTCTTACAGACTTTGATGCCTATATCATGGAAACTTCTACCCATCAGACAAAGTCTGAATTGGATCAGTATCTGGAAGAATCTCTGTTGCCACGAGTTCCAGACTTTGATGTATTAGGTTGGTGGAAGCTAAACAAACTCAAGTACCCCACACTCTCCAAGATGGCCCGAGACATATTGTCTATTCCAGTTTCTACTGTTCCTTCTGACTCTATCTTTGATAAAAAGAGCAAAGAGATGGATCAGTATCGAAGTTCCTTGCGTCCGGAGACAGTGGAGGCACTTGTTTGTGCCAAAGACTGGATGCAGTATGGTGCACCCGAATCTTTGACCGCGCTTGTGAAAATGGAATTCTAG